In Schistocerca serialis cubense isolate TAMUIC-IGC-003099 chromosome 3, iqSchSeri2.2, whole genome shotgun sequence, the following proteins share a genomic window:
- the LOC126469604 gene encoding peroxisomal biogenesis factor 3, giving the protein MSSVLSFLWRHKRKFLIGGAVIGSAVLATRYCVRSILNLQEAKARELIEQSKKRQHFENTERTCTETISSLISSFHDSVDRILDSHGIVNKLKTSPANKIELWEELKILVFARVCLIVYGAVILNIILRVQINVIGGYLYRSATNKLEFPLSGSLQEEYLSLCQNFLNNGMEELGNLIVQKVKDVVGPVNLDKKVDFEQIQRWLWTIQSAIEIERSDPVLCHLGSSLKTTQEAQVFQEMLNDTIDIISSSDVHTLSSNLVWEGFQYSIERIRESFEPVTQTSFGNKDFQQLFVTKPRVGFFKPLANALARINSVTLAPSSSDTSNSFMHFLMSDEGLKIFGANVYEAFCEP; this is encoded by the coding sequence ATGTCATCTGTGCTGTCCTTCTTGTGGCGCCACAAACGAAAATTTTTGATTGGAGGTGCCGTAATTGGCAGTGCAGTATTAGCAACCCGTTATTGTGTACGTAGTATTCTCAATTTGCAGGAGGCCAAAGCAAGAGAGTTAATAGAACAGTCAAAAAAGCGGCAGCACTTTGAAAATACTGAGCGCACCTGTACTGAGACAATCAGTTCCTTAATTTCATCATTTCATGATTCTGTCGATCGCATTCTGGACAGTCATGGAATTGTCAACAAGCTTAAAACTTCCCCAGCCAATAAAATTGAGTTGTGGGAAGAACTTAAAATTTTAGTCTTTGCTCGAGTATGTCTTATTGTATATGGCGccgtaatattaaatattattttacgcGTGCAAATAAATGTGATTGGTGGATATTTGTACCGAAGTGCAACGAACAAACTTGAGTTTCCTTTGTCCGGGAGCCTGCAAGAAGAGTATTTGTCATTGTGCCAAAATTTCTTAAACAATGGAATGGAAGAACTTGGTAACTTGATAGTGCAGAAAGTGAAGGATGTAGTCGGCCCAGTAAATTTGGATAAAAAAGTTGACTTTGAACAGATACAGCGATGGCTGTGGACTATCCAGTCAGCTATTGAGATTGAGCGCAGTGATCCAGTATTATGTCACCTGGGTTCATCTTTAAAGACAACTCAGGAGGCACAGGTTTTCCAAGAAATGTTAAACGATACAATTGATATTATATCAAGTAGTGATGTGCATACACTTTCATCAAATCTAGTATGGGAAGGATTTCAATATAGTATTGAAAGAATCAGAGAAAGCTTTGAACCAGTGACTCAGACGTCTTTCGGTAACAAAGATTTTCAacaattatttgtcactaaacCAAGGGTTGGGTTTTTTAAACCTCTGGCTAATGCGCTCGCAAGAATCAACAGTGTAACTCTAGCCCCAAGTTCCTCAGATACGTCTAACAGCTTCATGCATTTTCTCATGAGTGATGAGGGTCTGAAGATTTTTGGAGCAAATGTGTATGAAGCATTCTGTGAGCCATAA